Proteins co-encoded in one Terriglobia bacterium genomic window:
- a CDS encoding methylmalonyl-CoA mutase family protein, with translation MADRKMKPAAVAAKSEHIETTSHIEVHPLYTPADLAGSDYEQELGYPGQFPYTRGVQATMYRGRLWTMRQYAGMGDAEESNKRYKYLLGNGTTGLSVAFDLPTQIGYDSDNPFSVGEVGKVGVAIDSIEDMQRLFDGINLEKVSTSMTINATASILLAMYIVAAQRCNADAKKLNGTIQNDVLKEYIARGTYIYPPTQAMRIITDIFAFCRENVPEWNTISISGYHMREAGCTAVQEIAFTLANGMTYVKAAIDAGLPVDEFAPRMAFFFACHNNFLEEVAKFRAGRRLWARIMKEKFGAKNPKSMMLRFHTQTGGSTLTAQQPENNIVRTALQALSAVLGGTQSLHTNSFDEALALPTENSARIALRTQQIIAYESGVPQTIDPLAGSYYVEALTNELERRAVEYLDKIDALGGMLKAIEQGFVQQEIQNASYEYQQKVDKREQLVVGVNAFQVEHENPVPLQRIDEALERKQVERLRAFREKRDKKLWGDGISGVENAARDGGNLMPAIISAVNWNCTVGEISDAMRKVFGEYKEVMVI, from the coding sequence ATGGCCGATAGGAAGATGAAGCCGGCGGCGGTGGCCGCGAAATCCGAGCACATTGAGACGACTTCGCATATTGAGGTGCACCCGCTTTATACGCCTGCGGACCTAGCGGGGTCTGATTACGAGCAGGAGCTTGGGTATCCGGGGCAGTTCCCGTACACGCGGGGAGTGCAGGCGACGATGTATCGGGGGCGGTTGTGGACGATGCGCCAGTACGCGGGCATGGGAGACGCCGAGGAGTCGAACAAGCGATACAAGTACCTGCTGGGCAATGGGACGACCGGGCTGTCAGTGGCGTTCGATTTGCCCACGCAGATTGGGTATGACTCGGACAATCCGTTTTCGGTGGGCGAGGTAGGGAAGGTCGGGGTCGCCATCGATTCGATCGAGGACATGCAGCGGTTGTTCGACGGGATCAACCTGGAAAAAGTTTCGACATCGATGACGATCAATGCGACGGCGTCGATCTTGCTGGCGATGTATATCGTGGCGGCGCAGAGGTGCAACGCCGACGCGAAGAAGCTGAACGGGACGATCCAGAACGATGTGCTCAAAGAGTACATCGCGCGCGGAACATATATCTATCCACCGACTCAGGCGATGCGGATTATCACGGATATTTTTGCGTTCTGCCGGGAGAACGTGCCGGAGTGGAACACGATTTCGATCTCCGGGTATCACATGCGCGAGGCGGGATGTACAGCGGTGCAGGAAATCGCATTTACGCTGGCGAACGGGATGACGTACGTGAAAGCGGCGATCGACGCGGGCTTGCCGGTGGATGAGTTTGCCCCGCGGATGGCGTTCTTCTTCGCCTGCCATAACAACTTCTTGGAAGAGGTGGCGAAGTTCAGGGCGGGCCGACGTCTGTGGGCGCGGATCATGAAGGAGAAGTTCGGGGCGAAAAACCCGAAGTCGATGATGCTGCGGTTTCATACGCAGACGGGTGGCTCGACGCTCACTGCGCAGCAACCAGAGAACAACATTGTGCGTACGGCGCTGCAGGCGCTTTCGGCGGTGCTGGGCGGAACACAGTCGCTGCACACGAATTCGTTTGATGAAGCACTGGCGCTGCCGACGGAAAACTCGGCGCGAATCGCGCTGAGGACGCAGCAGATCATCGCATACGAGAGCGGTGTGCCGCAGACGATCGATCCGCTGGCGGGCTCGTACTATGTTGAGGCGTTGACGAATGAATTGGAGCGACGAGCCGTGGAGTATCTCGACAAGATTGATGCGCTAGGTGGGATGCTGAAGGCGATCGAGCAGGGATTCGTTCAGCAGGAAATTCAGAACGCGTCGTACGAATATCAGCAGAAGGTGGATAAGCGCGAGCAACTGGTAGTGGGCGTCAATGCATTCCAGGTGGAACACGAGAATCCGGTGCCGTTGCAGCGGATCGACGAGGCGCTGGAGCGCAAGCAGGTGGAGCGGTTGAGGGCGTTCCGGGAGAAGCGCGATAAGAAGTTATGGGGGGATGGGATATCGGGCGTGGAGAATGCCGCACGGGATGGGGGGAATCTAATGCCGGCAATTATCAGCGCGGTGAATTGGAATTGCACGGTGGGCGAGATTTCGGATGCAATGCGGAAGGTGTTTGGAGAGTACAAGGAAGTGATGGTGATCTGA